In Streptomyces canus, one DNA window encodes the following:
- the tsaB gene encoding tRNA (adenosine(37)-N6)-threonylcarbamoyltransferase complex dimerization subunit type 1 TsaB has protein sequence MLLLALDTATPAVTVALHDGRDVVASFSQVDARRHGELLLPAVDRVLADAGVKLDAVTAIVVGTGPGPYTGLRVGLMTADTFGLALGIPVHGMCTLDGLAYAADPGEGPFVVATDARRKEVYWARYENSRTRTGEPAVDRPADIAEQVKGLPAVGAGALLYPDTFPDAREPEYVSAAALASLAAERIGAGEELPAPRPLYLRRPDAQVPKNYKVVTPK, from the coding sequence GTGCTCTTGCTCGCTCTGGATACCGCCACCCCCGCCGTGACCGTCGCCCTGCATGACGGGCGTGACGTCGTCGCCTCGTTCAGCCAGGTGGACGCGCGTCGGCACGGGGAGCTGTTGTTGCCGGCCGTCGACCGGGTGCTCGCGGACGCGGGGGTGAAGCTGGACGCGGTCACCGCGATCGTCGTGGGGACCGGGCCCGGGCCCTACACCGGGCTGCGCGTCGGGCTCATGACCGCCGACACCTTCGGGCTCGCCCTCGGGATCCCCGTGCACGGGATGTGCACCCTCGACGGGCTCGCGTACGCGGCCGACCCCGGCGAGGGACCCTTCGTCGTGGCGACCGACGCGCGGCGCAAGGAGGTCTACTGGGCGCGGTACGAGAACTCCCGTACCCGGACCGGTGAACCCGCCGTCGACCGGCCCGCCGACATCGCCGAGCAGGTCAAGGGGCTGCCCGCCGTCGGCGCCGGGGCGCTGCTCTACCCCGACACCTTCCCCGACGCCCGCGAGCCCGAGTACGTCTCCGCCGCCGCACTCGCCTCCCTGGCGGCCGAGCGGATCGGGGCCGGGGAGGAACTGCCCGCGCCGCGGCCGCTGTATCTGCGCCGGCCCGACGCCCAGGTTCCCAAGAACTACAAGGTGGTCACCCCCAAGTGA
- a CDS encoding NAD(P)H-hydrate dehydratase produces the protein MRTAYSVDTVRAAERELMARLPEGALMQRAAAGLAAACADLLGRVYGRRVVLLVGSGDNGGDALYAGARLARRGAGVTAVLLAPERAHSAGLAALRRAGGRAVDGDGRVVGTGGPAPETHGAERLIARADLLLDGIVGIGGKGGLRPEAARLAEVADRSRAAVVAVDLPSGVDADTGEVRGAAVRADLTVTFGTHKPGLLIDPAREYAGSVRLVDIGLALPEEAALEALQHADVRRLLPVPTGESDKYRRGVVGIAAGSARYPGAAVLAVYGALRGGAGAVRYVGPAADAVIARFPETLVSDRGPKHAGRVQAWVVGPGAGDDATAVGEVLASDVPVLIDADGLRLADRDAVRARTAPTLMTPHAGEAAALLGVPREEVEGARLASARELAGRYDATVLLKGSTTLVADAGGGAVRVNPTGTAWLATAGSGDVLSGLAGSLLASGLSALDAGSVGAYLHGLAGRFAADGAPVGAHDVAEAVPAAWRDVTDA, from the coding sequence ATGCGTACTGCGTACAGCGTGGACACGGTGAGGGCGGCCGAGCGGGAGCTGATGGCTCGGCTGCCGGAGGGCGCGCTCATGCAGCGGGCCGCGGCTGGACTTGCCGCCGCCTGCGCGGATCTGCTGGGGCGGGTGTACGGCCGTCGGGTCGTGCTGCTCGTCGGGAGCGGGGACAACGGCGGCGACGCCCTCTACGCGGGCGCGCGGCTCGCGAGGCGCGGGGCCGGTGTCACCGCCGTGCTGCTCGCGCCCGAGCGCGCCCACTCCGCGGGGCTGGCCGCGCTGCGGCGGGCCGGGGGGCGTGCCGTGGACGGCGACGGACGGGTCGTAGGAACCGGAGGACCTGCCCCGGAGACCCACGGCGCCGAACGGCTCATCGCGCGGGCCGACCTCCTCCTCGACGGCATCGTCGGGATCGGCGGCAAGGGCGGGCTCCGCCCCGAGGCGGCCCGGCTGGCCGAGGTCGCCGACCGGTCCCGCGCCGCCGTCGTCGCCGTGGATCTGCCCAGTGGCGTCGACGCCGACACCGGTGAGGTGCGCGGGGCGGCCGTACGGGCCGACCTCACCGTCACCTTCGGGACGCACAAGCCCGGCCTGCTGATCGATCCCGCGCGGGAGTACGCCGGGTCGGTGCGGCTCGTCGACATCGGGCTGGCCCTTCCCGAGGAGGCCGCACTGGAAGCCCTCCAACACGCCGATGTACGGCGCCTGTTGCCCGTGCCGACCGGAGAGAGCGACAAGTACCGGCGAGGAGTCGTCGGGATCGCCGCCGGGTCCGCGCGGTACCCGGGAGCGGCCGTACTCGCCGTGTACGGGGCGCTGCGGGGCGGTGCCGGGGCCGTGCGGTACGTCGGGCCCGCCGCGGACGCCGTGATCGCCCGCTTCCCCGAGACGCTCGTCTCCGACCGGGGTCCGAAGCACGCCGGACGCGTGCAGGCGTGGGTCGTCGGGCCGGGGGCCGGGGACGACGCCACGGCCGTCGGAGAGGTGCTGGCGTCCGACGTGCCGGTCCTCATCGACGCGGACGGACTGCGGCTCGCCGACCGGGACGCCGTACGCGCGCGTACCGCGCCGACCCTCATGACCCCGCACGCCGGAGAGGCCGCCGCGCTCCTCGGGGTGCCGCGCGAGGAGGTCGAGGGGGCCCGGCTGGCCTCGGCGCGGGAACTCGCCGGGCGCTACGACGCGACCGTGCTGCTCAAGGGCTCGACCACGCTGGTCGCCGACGCCGGCGGCGGGGCCGTACGCGTCAACCCGACCGGGACGGCGTGGCTGGCCACCGCCGGCAGCGGGGACGTCCTGTCCGGTCTCGCCGGGTCCCTGCTCGCGTCCGGGCTGAGCGCTCTGGACGCCGGCAGCGTGGGCGCGTATCTGCACGGGCTGGCTGGGCGGTTCGCGGCGGACGGGGCACCGGTGGGGGCGCACGACGTGGCCGAGGCCGTACCGGCGGCCTGGCGGGACGTGACGGACGCCTGA
- the alr gene encoding alanine racemase — translation MNETATAPTAPLRARAEIDLAALRANVRALRARASGAAVMAVVKSDAYGHGAVPCARAAVEAGARWLGTATPEEALALRKAGLPGRIMCWLWTPGGPWREAIEADLDVSVGGMWALRELVAAARESGLPARVQLKADTGLGRGGCQPGEDWAELVAEALRAQSEGLLRVTGLWSHFACADEPGHPSIAAQLTRFREMLAYAEGQGVNPEVRHIANSPATLTLPESHFDLVRTGIAVYGISPSPELGVPADFGLRPVMTLSASIALVKHVPGGHGVSYGHHYITPGATTLGLVPVGYADGIPRHASGAGPVLVDGKWRTVAGRIAMDQFVVDLGGDEPATGTRAVLFGPGDRGEPTAEDWAQASGTIAYEIVTRIGTRVPRVYVNDEQAG, via the coding sequence ATGAACGAGACAGCAACTGCCCCGACCGCACCACTGCGGGCCCGCGCCGAGATCGACCTGGCCGCGCTGCGGGCCAACGTGCGGGCCCTGCGTGCCCGCGCGTCGGGGGCCGCCGTCATGGCCGTGGTCAAGTCCGACGCGTACGGCCACGGCGCGGTGCCCTGCGCCCGCGCCGCGGTCGAGGCGGGCGCGCGCTGGCTCGGGACCGCCACGCCGGAGGAGGCTCTCGCGCTGCGGAAGGCGGGACTGCCGGGGCGGATCATGTGCTGGCTGTGGACGCCCGGCGGCCCCTGGCGGGAGGCGATCGAGGCCGACCTCGACGTGTCCGTCGGCGGGATGTGGGCGCTGCGGGAGCTCGTCGCCGCGGCCCGCGAATCCGGTCTTCCCGCGCGCGTGCAGCTCAAGGCCGACACCGGACTCGGGCGGGGCGGCTGCCAGCCGGGCGAGGACTGGGCCGAGCTGGTCGCCGAGGCCCTGCGCGCCCAGTCCGAAGGCCTCCTGCGGGTCACCGGACTCTGGTCGCACTTCGCCTGCGCCGACGAGCCCGGGCACCCCTCCATCGCCGCCCAGCTCACCCGCTTCCGGGAGATGCTGGCGTACGCCGAGGGTCAGGGCGTGAACCCCGAGGTGCGGCACATCGCCAACTCGCCCGCCACGCTCACGCTTCCGGAGAGCCACTTCGACCTCGTCCGGACCGGGATCGCGGTCTACGGCATCTCGCCCAGTCCCGAGCTCGGCGTCCCCGCCGACTTCGGACTGCGCCCGGTGATGACGCTGTCCGCGTCGATCGCGCTGGTCAAGCATGTTCCGGGCGGCCATGGCGTCAGTTACGGCCATCACTACATCACCCCGGGCGCCACGACCCTCGGCCTCGTGCCCGTCGGATACGCGGACGGCATCCCGCGGCACGCCTCCGGCGCCGGACCGGTCCTGGTCGACGGCAAGTGGCGGACGGTCGCCGGGCGGATCGCCATGGACCAGTTCGTCGTGGACCTCGGCGGCGACGAGCCCGCCACCGGCACCCGGGCCGTGCTCTTCGGTCCCGGCGACCGGGGCGAGCCCACCGCCGAGGACTGGGCGCAGGCCTCGGGCACCATCGCGTACGAAATCGTGACCCGCATCGGAACGCGCGTTCCCCGCGTCTATGTGAATGACGAACAAGCGGGGTAA
- a CDS encoding alpha/beta fold hydrolase, translating into MSESSAEAVVDAAASVALASAGAGAGWRRATGIAGAAIGVIAAGAAAGVAVERLTVGRGMRQKARLALDSTGPYGSLRGTPGKAEADDGTELYYEVDDVDPEAVPALSPRRRRLFGRKAPAPVTVVFSHGYCLSQDSWHFQRAALRGVVRTVHWDQRSHGRSGRGMRQVRDGVPVDIEQLGHDLKAVIDATVPEGPIVLVGHSMGGMTVMALADQYPELIRDRVVAVALVGTSSGRLGEVNFGLPVAGVNVVRRVLPGVLKALGQRADLVEKGRRATADLFAGIIKRYSFASRDVDPAVVRFAERMIEGTPIDVVAEYYPAFDNHDKTAALAHFADKPVLVLAGVGDMVTPSEHSEAIASLLPEAELVLVPDAGHLVMLEHPEVVTDRLADLLTRAGAVPAGATVGGYGSTAQPG; encoded by the coding sequence GTGAGCGAGAGCAGTGCGGAGGCCGTCGTCGACGCCGCCGCTTCGGTGGCCCTCGCCTCCGCGGGGGCGGGCGCCGGCTGGCGTCGGGCGACCGGGATCGCCGGCGCCGCGATAGGCGTGATCGCCGCGGGCGCCGCGGCCGGTGTGGCCGTCGAGCGGCTCACCGTCGGGCGCGGGATGCGGCAGAAGGCGCGGCTCGCCCTCGACTCGACCGGGCCGTACGGCTCGCTGCGCGGTACCCCCGGCAAGGCGGAGGCCGACGACGGCACCGAGCTGTACTACGAGGTCGACGACGTCGACCCGGAAGCCGTGCCCGCGCTGTCGCCGCGCCGGCGCCGGCTGTTCGGGCGCAAGGCCCCCGCCCCCGTCACCGTCGTCTTCAGCCACGGCTACTGCCTCAGCCAGGACTCCTGGCACTTCCAGCGCGCGGCGCTCAGGGGCGTCGTGCGAACCGTGCACTGGGACCAGCGCAGCCACGGGCGGTCCGGGCGGGGCATGCGGCAGGTGCGGGACGGGGTGCCGGTCGACATCGAGCAGCTCGGGCACGACCTGAAAGCCGTCATCGACGCGACCGTCCCCGAGGGGCCGATCGTGCTCGTCGGACACTCCATGGGCGGGATGACCGTCATGGCGCTGGCCGACCAGTACCCCGAGCTGATCCGCGACCGGGTCGTGGCGGTGGCCCTGGTCGGCACGTCGTCCGGACGGCTCGGGGAGGTCAACTTCGGGCTGCCCGTCGCCGGCGTCAACGTCGTACGGCGGGTGCTGCCGGGCGTCCTCAAGGCACTGGGGCAGCGGGCCGACCTGGTGGAGAAGGGGCGGCGGGCCACCGCCGACCTGTTCGCCGGGATCATCAAGCGCTACTCCTTCGCCTCCCGGGACGTCGACCCGGCCGTCGTCCGGTTCGCCGAGCGGATGATCGAGGGCACCCCGATCGACGTGGTCGCCGAGTACTACCCGGCGTTCGACAACCACGACAAGACGGCCGCCCTCGCCCACTTCGCTGACAAGCCGGTGCTGGTGCTGGCCGGGGTGGGGGACATGGTCACGCCCAGCGAGCACAGCGAGGCGATCGCCTCCCTGCTGCCGGAGGCGGAGCTGGTGCTGGTCCCGGACGCCGGGCACCTGGTCATGCTGGAGCACCCGGAAGTGGTCACCGACCGCCTCGCCGACCTGCTCACCCGGGCGGGGGCGGTGCCCGCAGGGGCTACCGTTGGCGGTTATGGAAGCACCGCGCAACCCGGTTGA
- the tsaE gene encoding tRNA (adenosine(37)-N6)-threonylcarbamoyltransferase complex ATPase subunit type 1 TsaE — protein sequence MEAPRNPVETELTVTSPEQMRELGLKLAKLLRAGDLVMLSGELGAGKTTLTRGLGEGLGVRGAVTSPTFVIARVHPSLGDGPPLVHVDAYRLGGGLDEMEDLDLDVSLPESVIVVEWGEGKVEELTDDRLQVQIHRAVGDTTDEVRHVTLTPVGERWTAADLSVLTA from the coding sequence ATGGAAGCACCGCGCAACCCGGTTGAGACCGAGCTGACCGTCACCTCCCCCGAGCAGATGCGCGAGCTGGGCCTGAAGCTCGCCAAGCTGCTGCGCGCCGGGGACCTGGTGATGCTCAGCGGAGAGCTCGGCGCGGGTAAGACGACGCTGACCCGGGGCCTCGGCGAGGGGCTCGGGGTGCGGGGGGCCGTGACCTCGCCGACCTTCGTGATCGCCCGGGTGCATCCGTCCCTGGGGGACGGGCCGCCGCTCGTCCACGTCGACGCGTACCGCCTGGGCGGCGGGCTCGACGAGATGGAGGACCTCGATCTCGACGTGTCGCTGCCGGAGTCGGTGATCGTCGTGGAGTGGGGCGAGGGCAAGGTCGAGGAACTGACCGACGACCGGCTCCAGGTGCAGATCCACCGCGCGGTCGGTGACACGACCGACGAGGTGCGGCACGTGACGCTGACGCCGGTCGGGGAGCGGTGGACCGCGGCCGACCTCAGCGTGCTCACGGCCTGA
- the tsaD gene encoding tRNA (adenosine(37)-N6)-threonylcarbamoyltransferase complex transferase subunit TsaD: MADEPLVLGIETSCDETGVGIVRGTTLLADAIASSVDEHARFGGVVPEVASRAHLEAMVPTIERALKEAGVSARDLDGIAVTAGPGLAGALLVGVSAAKAYAYALGKPLYGVNHLASHICVDQLEHGALPEPTMALLVSGGHSSLLLSSDITSDVRPMGATIDDAAGEAFDKIARVLNLGFPGGPVIDRYAREGDPSAIAFPRGLTGPRDPAYDFSFSGLKTAVARWIEAKRAAGEEVPVRDVAASFQEAVVDVLTRKAVRACKDEGVDHLMIGGGVAANSRLRALALERCEAAGIRLRVPRPKLCTDNGAMVAALGAEMVARNRAASSWDLSADSSLPVTDPHVPGHDHVHEVSKENLYS, from the coding sequence ATGGCTGACGAACCGCTTGTCCTGGGCATCGAGACCTCCTGTGACGAGACCGGCGTCGGCATCGTCCGGGGGACCACCCTGCTGGCCGACGCCATCGCGTCCAGCGTCGACGAGCACGCCCGGTTCGGCGGCGTGGTGCCGGAGGTGGCCAGCAGGGCGCACCTCGAGGCGATGGTGCCGACCATCGAGCGCGCCCTGAAGGAAGCCGGGGTGAGCGCGCGCGACCTCGACGGGATCGCCGTCACCGCCGGTCCCGGACTCGCCGGCGCGCTGCTCGTCGGGGTCTCCGCGGCGAAGGCGTACGCCTACGCCCTCGGCAAGCCCCTCTACGGCGTCAATCACCTCGCCTCCCACATCTGCGTGGACCAGCTGGAGCACGGTGCGCTGCCCGAGCCGACGATGGCGCTGCTCGTCTCCGGCGGGCACTCCTCGCTGCTGCTGTCGAGCGACATCACCTCCGACGTACGGCCGATGGGCGCGACCATCGACGACGCGGCGGGCGAGGCCTTCGACAAGATCGCCCGGGTGCTGAACCTCGGCTTCCCCGGCGGTCCGGTCATCGACCGGTACGCGCGCGAGGGCGACCCGTCGGCGATCGCGTTCCCGCGCGGTCTGACCGGGCCGCGCGACCCGGCGTACGACTTCTCCTTCTCCGGCCTCAAGACGGCGGTGGCCCGCTGGATCGAGGCGAAGCGGGCCGCGGGGGAGGAGGTGCCGGTGCGTGACGTGGCGGCCTCCTTCCAGGAGGCGGTCGTGGACGTGCTGACCCGCAAGGCCGTGCGGGCCTGCAAGGACGAGGGCGTCGACCACCTGATGATCGGCGGCGGCGTGGCCGCCAACTCGCGGCTGCGGGCCCTGGCCCTGGAGCGCTGCGAGGCCGCCGGGATCCGACTGCGGGTGCCCCGCCCCAAGCTGTGCACGGACAACGGCGCGATGGTCGCCGCGCTCGGCGCCGAGATGGTCGCCCGTAACCGCGCCGCCTCCAGCTGGGACCTCTCCGCCGACTCCTCCCTCCCGGTGACCGACCCGCACGTGCCGGGCCACGACCATGTGCACGAGGTCAGCAAGGAGAACCTCTACTCGTGA
- the rimI gene encoding ribosomal protein S18-alanine N-acetyltransferase: MTTPVTPVLREMRWWDIDSVLELEKDLFPEDAWSRGMFWSELAHSRGPEATRRYVVAEEGERLVGYAGLASAGTASDSDSAAGADVQTIAVARDHWGTGLGSVLLTELLRAATAFECAEVMLECRIDNVRAQKLYERFGFEAIGFRRGYYQPGNVDALVMRLTTASDSGSAAVSTSERGTEING; this comes from the coding sequence GTGACCACACCTGTGACTCCTGTGCTGCGCGAGATGCGGTGGTGGGACATCGATTCCGTCCTGGAACTGGAGAAGGACCTCTTCCCGGAGGACGCCTGGTCCCGGGGCATGTTCTGGTCCGAGCTCGCGCACTCCCGCGGCCCCGAGGCCACCCGGCGGTACGTGGTGGCCGAGGAGGGCGAACGGCTCGTCGGATACGCCGGACTCGCCTCCGCCGGCACTGCATCCGACAGCGACTCCGCCGCGGGGGCCGACGTCCAGACGATCGCCGTCGCCCGCGACCACTGGGGCACCGGACTCGGCTCGGTGCTGCTGACCGAGCTGCTGCGGGCCGCGACCGCCTTCGAGTGCGCCGAAGTGATGCTGGAGTGCCGGATCGACAACGTCCGCGCCCAGAAGCTCTACGAGCGCTTCGGCTTCGAGGCCATCGGGTTCCGCCGCGGCTACTACCAGCCGGGCAATGTGGACGCCCTGGTCATGCGACTGACCACAGCATCCGACAGCGGCTCCGCCGCGGTGTCGACATCCGAACGAGGAACCGAGATCAATGGCTGA
- a CDS encoding M23 family metallopeptidase gives MDEPNIRGTTRRELLGGAAVVLGSPVLGFREDTPEPSEEEPGGNCGGDYDAEYEELFEAAEDVEVDDRSLTAKWTRPIRKRARVTMRYRVRGNWLVGYHTGVDLAVPKGTPVYAVGTGVVVLASWSGSYGKAVTIKMSDSRYVLYAHLSRISVARGAKVKAGTRIGSSGATGRATGPHLHFEVRSRRPYGSDIDPVKYLARHGLSL, from the coding sequence ATGGATGAGCCAAATATACGAGGCACCACCCGGCGCGAGTTGCTGGGAGGCGCGGCAGTCGTTCTGGGGAGTCCCGTTCTCGGTTTCCGCGAGGACACCCCGGAACCGTCAGAGGAAGAGCCCGGCGGGAACTGCGGCGGCGACTACGACGCGGAATACGAGGAACTGTTCGAGGCCGCCGAGGACGTCGAGGTCGACGACCGCTCCCTCACCGCCAAGTGGACCCGCCCCATCCGGAAGCGGGCCAGGGTGACGATGCGTTACCGGGTGCGGGGAAACTGGCTGGTCGGCTATCACACCGGAGTCGATCTTGCCGTGCCGAAGGGAACCCCGGTCTACGCGGTCGGCACCGGCGTCGTCGTCCTGGCCAGCTGGTCGGGGTCGTACGGAAAGGCCGTGACGATCAAGATGAGCGATTCACGGTATGTGCTCTACGCCCATCTCTCGCGCATCTCGGTCGCGCGCGGCGCCAAGGTCAAGGCCGGCACCCGCATAGGCAGCAGTGGGGCCACCGGGCGCGCCACGGGCCCGCATCTGCACTTCGAGGTCCGCTCCCGCCGCCCGTACGGCTCGGACATCGACCCGGTGAAATACCTGGCCCGGCACGGTCTGAGCCTCTGA
- a CDS encoding glycoside hydrolase family 3 N-terminal domain-containing protein codes for MTTAPWRDPALTASARVDDLLSRMTLQEKTAQLYGVWVGASTDGDGVAPLQREMTAAYDWDELITRGLGQLTRPFGTAPVDPALGAQALARAQRRITEAGRFGIPALAHEECLAGFTTWRATAYPVPLAWGASWDADLVEEMAGAIGRDLRAVGVHQGLAPVLDVVRDPRWGRVEETIGEDPYLVGTIGAAYVRGLESAGIVATLKHFAGYASSAGARNLAPVRAGVREFADITLPPFEFALREGGARSVMAAYTDTDGVPASADPGLLTELLREEWGFTGTVVSDYFGVGFLQTQHRIAGTEADAAHAALAAGLDVELPTLKCYGTPLIDAVRAGEIPESLIDRAARRVLLQKCELGLLDEDWSPEPTERIDLDSTANRALARRLAEESVVLLDNPGGLLPLAPDTRIAVVGPRAADALAMLGCYSFPSHVLTHHPDVPMGIEIPTVLQALRTELPDAKVTFTEGCGVDEPDTGGFEEAVARTAEADVCVAVLGDRAGLFGRGTSGEGCDVTDLRLPGVQGELLDSLVATGVPVVLVLLTGRPYALGRWHGRLGAVVQAFFPGEEGGPAVAGVLSGRVNPSGRLPVSVPQVPGGQPWTYLQPPLGLAGEVSNLDPTPLYAFGHGGSYTEFVWEDFTGGGAREEIGTDGTHDVSLTVRNAGGRAGAEVVQLYLHDPVASVTRPDVRLIGYRRLELEPGESRRVTFRFHAELSAFTDRKGRRVVEPGDLELRLAASSAEVRHTSLLRLTGPVREVGTDRRLRCGTEVSPTE; via the coding sequence TCCTCTCCCGGATGACCCTTCAGGAGAAGACCGCCCAGCTCTACGGCGTGTGGGTGGGCGCCAGCACGGACGGGGACGGAGTCGCCCCCCTCCAGCGCGAGATGACCGCCGCCTACGACTGGGACGAGCTGATCACCCGGGGCCTGGGCCAGCTCACCCGCCCCTTCGGCACCGCCCCCGTGGACCCGGCGCTGGGCGCGCAGGCACTGGCCCGCGCCCAGCGCCGTATCACCGAAGCGGGCCGTTTCGGCATCCCGGCGCTGGCCCACGAGGAGTGCCTGGCCGGCTTCACCACCTGGCGGGCCACCGCCTATCCGGTCCCGCTCGCCTGGGGCGCGAGCTGGGACGCCGATCTCGTCGAGGAGATGGCCGGTGCCATCGGCCGCGACCTGCGCGCGGTCGGTGTCCACCAGGGCCTGGCCCCCGTTCTGGACGTCGTGCGCGACCCGCGCTGGGGGCGGGTCGAGGAGACGATCGGCGAGGACCCGTACCTGGTGGGCACGATCGGCGCGGCGTACGTCCGGGGTCTAGAATCGGCGGGGATCGTCGCCACGCTCAAGCACTTCGCCGGGTACGCCTCCTCGGCCGGCGCCCGCAACCTCGCGCCCGTGCGCGCGGGCGTGCGGGAGTTCGCCGACATCACCCTGCCGCCCTTCGAGTTCGCCCTGCGCGAGGGCGGGGCCCGCTCGGTGATGGCCGCGTACACCGACACGGACGGCGTCCCGGCCTCCGCCGACCCCGGACTGCTGACGGAGCTCCTGCGCGAGGAGTGGGGGTTCACCGGCACGGTGGTCTCCGACTACTTCGGCGTCGGCTTTCTCCAGACCCAGCACCGGATCGCCGGCACCGAGGCGGACGCGGCCCACGCGGCCCTCGCGGCGGGCCTCGACGTCGAACTGCCCACCCTCAAGTGCTACGGCACCCCCCTGATCGATGCCGTCCGCGCGGGTGAGATCCCCGAGTCCCTGATCGACCGGGCGGCCCGCCGGGTCCTGCTCCAGAAGTGCGAGCTGGGCCTCCTGGACGAGGACTGGAGCCCGGAACCCACCGAGCGGATCGACCTGGACTCGACGGCGAACCGCGCCCTGGCCCGCCGCCTCGCCGAGGAGTCGGTGGTACTCCTGGACAACCCGGGCGGCCTGCTCCCATTGGCCCCCGACACCCGGATCGCGGTCGTCGGCCCCCGCGCCGCCGACGCCCTCGCCATGCTGGGCTGCTACTCCTTCCCCTCCCACGTCCTCACCCACCACCCCGACGTCCCGATGGGCATCGAGATCCCCACGGTCCTTCAGGCCCTGCGCACCGAACTCCCCGACGCCAAGGTGACGTTCACCGAGGGCTGCGGGGTCGACGAGCCGGACACCGGGGGCTTCGAGGAGGCGGTGGCCCGGACGGCGGAGGCGGACGTCTGCGTGGCGGTGCTCGGCGACCGGGCGGGCCTCTTCGGCCGGGGCACCTCGGGCGAGGGCTGCGACGTGACGGACCTGCGCCTGCCGGGCGTCCAGGGGGAGTTGCTGGACTCCCTGGTCGCGACCGGTGTCCCGGTCGTGCTGGTCCTGCTGACCGGCCGCCCCTACGCGCTCGGCCGCTGGCACGGCCGGCTCGGTGCGGTCGTCCAGGCGTTCTTCCCCGGCGAGGAGGGCGGCCCGGCCGTCGCCGGAGTACTGTCGGGCCGGGTCAACCCCTCGGGCCGCCTTCCGGTGAGCGTCCCGCAGGTGCCCGGCGGCCAGCCGTGGACCTACCTCCAGCCGCCGCTCGGCCTCGCGGGCGAGGTCAGCAACCTGGACCCGACCCCGCTGTACGCCTTCGGACACGGGGGCTCCTACACGGAGTTCGTGTGGGAGGACTTCACGGGCGGCGGGGCCCGGGAGGAGATCGGCACGGACGGCACCCACGACGTGTCGCTGACCGTGCGCAACGCGGGGGGCCGGGCGGGCGCCGAGGTCGTCCAGTTGTATCTGCACGACCCGGTCGCCTCGGTGACCCGCCCGGACGTCCGCCTGATCGGCTATCGGCGGCTGGAGCTGGAGCCGGGCGAGTCCCGTCGCGTGACCTTCCGCTTCCATGCCGAGCTGTCGGCGTTCACCGACCGCAAGGGCCGCCGCGTCGTCGAACCGGGCGACCTGGAGCTGCGGCTGGCGGCGTCGAGCGCGGAGGTCCGGCACACATCACTGCTGCGTCTCACGGGCCCGGTCCGGGAGGTGGGCACGGACCGCCGGCTGCGCTGCGGGACGGAGGTGTCGCCGACGGAGTGA